GCGGCAGCTGTAGGATTAAAAGATACTTCTACTGGTGATACTCTATGTGACGAAAAGAGTCTTGTAATTCTTGAGTCTATGGAATTCCCAGAGCCAGTTATCTCTTTATCTGTTGAGCCAAAATCAAAAGCTGACCAAGATAAAATGACGACAGCTCTTCAAAAGTTACAAGAAGAAGATCCAACTTTCCGTGCGGAAACTAATACAGAGACTGGTCAAATCATCATCTCTGGTATGGGTGAGCTTCACCTTGATATCATCGTTGACCGTATGCGTCGCGAATTCAAAGTAGAAGCAAACGTTGGTGCTCCTCAAGTAGCTTACCGTGAAACTTTCCGCGCTGGTGCGAAAGTTGAAGGTAAATTCGCTCGTCAATCTGGTGGTCGTGGACAATTCGGTCACGTTTGGATTGAGTTCGAACCTAACGAAGAAGGAAAAGGCTTTGAATTTGAGAACAAAATCGTTGGTGGTGTAGTTCCACGTGAATACATCCCTGCAGTTCAAGCTGGTCTTGAAGATGCATTACAAAACGGTGTTCTTGCTGGTTATCCATTAATCGATATCAAAGCTGCTTTAGTTGATGGATCTTACCATGACGTTGACTCAAGTGAGATGGCGTTTAAAATTGCCGCTTCTATGGCTCTTAAAAACGCAGTATCAAAATGTAACCCAGCTATCCTTGAACCAATGATGAAGGTTGAAGTTGTTATCCCTGACGAATACTTAGGAGATATCATGGGTGACGTTACGTCTCGTCGTGGACGTGTAGAAGGTATGGAAGCACGCGGTAACGCTCAAGTTGTACGTGCATTCGTTCCACTTTCTGAAATGTTTGGTTATGCAACTGCATTACGTTCAAACACTCAAGGTCGCGGAACATATTCTATGCACTTCGATCACTACGAAGAAGTTCCTAAATCAATTTCAGAAGAAATTATTAAAAAAAATAAAGGTGAATAATTGATTTTCACTCTTTATTGAAGTATAACTACTTATGTACGCTGTGAAAGTGGAGCTCATTCCCTTTCACGGCCTCATAAAACATAAACTACATGAATTTTAAGGAGGATTTTCGAATGGCTAAGGAAAAATTCGACCGTTCAAAAACACATGCCAATATCGGTACAATTGGTCACGTTGACCATGGTAAAACAACTTTAACAGCTGCTATCACTACTGTTCTTGCTAAGAAAAGTGGTAAAGGTGCAGCAATGGCTTACGACATGATCGACGCTGCTCCAGAAGAGCGCGAGCGTGGAATCACAATCTCAACTGCACACGTTGAGTATGAAACTGACACTCGTCACTATGCACACGTTGACTGCCCAGGACATGCTGACTATGTTAAAAACATGATCACTGGTGCTGCTCAAATGGATGGCGGTATCTTAGTAGTATCTGCTGCTGATGGTCCAATGCCACAAACTCGTGAGCACATCCTTCTTTCTCGTCAAGTAGGTGTACCTTACCTAGTTGTATTCTTAAACAAATGTGACATGGTAGACGACGAAGAGCTACTTGAATTAGTAGAAATGGAAGTACGTGACCTTCTTTCTGAATACGACTTCCCTGGTGACGATGTACCAGTAATCAAAGGTTCTGCTCTTAAAGCTCTTGAAGGCGAAGCTGATTGGGAAGCTAAAATCATCGAGCTTATGGACGCTGTTGATGAGTACATCCCAACTCCAGAACGTGACACTGAAAAACCATTCATGATGCCAGTTGAGGACGTATTCTCAATCACTGGTCGTGGTACAGTTGCTACAGGTCGTGTAGAGCGTGGACAAGTTAAAGTTGGTGACGTTATCGACATCATCGGTTTAACTGAAGAGCCAAAATCTACTACTGTAACAGGTGTAGAAATGTTCCGTAAGCTTCTTGACTATGCTGAAGCTGGCGACAACATCGGTGCTTTACTTCGTGGTGTAGCACGTGAAGAAATCCAACGTGGACAAGTATTAGCTAAACCAGGCTCAATCACTCCACACACTAAATTTACTGCTGAAGTATACGTTCTTTCTAAAGACGAAGGTGGACGTCACACTCCATTCTTCACAAACTACCGTCCACAGTTCTACTTCCGTACAACTGATGTAACTGGTATTTGTAACTTACCTGAAGGCGTAGAAATGGTAATGCCTGGCGACAACATCGAAATGACTGTTGAACTTATCGCTCCAATCGCGATTGAAGAAGGTACTAAATTCTCAATCCGTGAAGGTGGACGTACAGTAGGCGCTGGCGTTGTAGCTAAAATCAGCGAGTAATTTCTCGTTTCAGTAAAGGGAGTAGGGTAACCTACTCCTTTTTTATTTGGTGATAAAAGGTAAAGATAGTTTTTACTATTACACTTGCAAAATGATCTCCTTTTATATATAATGAAAAAAGTGTGCGACACATAAAAAAGTTTTTTAACTTTATTGTTGCAATATGAACCCATTTTTAGTATAATAAAAATGTTGGTCTTTGACTGCGATGATGCGGAAGGTTGCCGACACACCCGGCCGCTTTGCCATGGCGAGTGTGGGGAAATTTCCGCGGAGAATGTCTATTGTAAAATAGGCGAAAAAGGAGGGAAAATAATGGCAAAAGAAAAAATTCGCATTCGTTTAAAAGCATATGATCACAGAATTCTTGATCAATCTGCTGAGAAAATCGTAGAAACTGCAAAACGTTCTGGTGCGGCTGTATCTGGTCCGATTCCATTACCGACTGAAAAATCAATTTATACAATTCTACGTGCAGTACACAAATATAAAGATTCTCGTGAGCAGTTCGAAATGCGCACGCATAAACGCTTAATTGATATCGTGAATCCAACACCACAAACTGTTGATTCATTAATGCGTTTAGACTTACCATCTGGTGTAGATATCGAAATTAAACTTTAATTTAAAATAAAGAATGAAAAGATACTTAGGAGGTGTGACTAATGGCCAAAGGAATCTTAGGAAGAAAGATCGGTATGACTCAAGTATTTGCTGAAAATGGTGACTTGATCCCAGTAACAGTAATTGAAGCTTCTGCTAACGTAGTTCTTCAAGTTAAAAACGCTGAGACAGACGGTTACGAAGCAATCCAATTAGGTTTCGAAGATATCCGTGAAAAACTATCTAACAAACCTGCAAAAGGACATGCTACTAAAGCTAATACTGCTCCTAAGCGCTTCATCCGTGAGTTACGCGGTGTGGACGCTTCAGCATATGAAGTTGGTCAAGAAGTCAAGGTTGATATTTTCGCAGAAGGCGATGTAATTGATGTAACAGGAATCTCAAAAGGTAAAGGTTTCCAAGGTGCTATTAAACGCCACGGACAATCTCGCGGACCTATGTCTCATGGTTCTCGCTACCACCGTCGCCCAGGTTCAATGGGTCCTGTAGCTCCAAACCGCGTATTTAAAGGTAAATTATTACCAGGACGCATGGGTGGAGAGCGCATCACTGTGCAAAACTTATCAATCGTTAAAGTTGACGCAGAACGCAATCTTTTATTAGTAAAAGGTAACGTGCCAGGAGCTAGAAAATCTCTAGTTACTGTTAAATCTGCAGTTAAATCTAAATAATAATTCTTCGAGAAAGGAGGAATAACCAATGCCAAAAGTAGCATTGTTTAACCAAAACGGTGAAAACGTTGGAGAGATCGAACTTCAAGATGCCGTTTTCGGTATCGAACCAAACAACAAAGTACTTTTCGACGCGATCGTAATGCAACGCGCATCTCAACGTCAAGGTACTTCTAAAGTTAAAAATCGTTCTGAAGTAAGAGGCGGTGGCCGTAAGCCATGGCGTCAAAAAGGTACTGGTCGTGCTCGTCAAGGATCTATCCGTTCTCCACAATGGCGTGGTGGTGGCGTAGTATTTGGTCCAGTTCCAAGAAGCTATAGCTACAAATTACCTAAAAAAGTTCGTCGTTTAGCAATTAAGTCTGCATTATCAACTAAAGCTCAAGATAACAGCATCGTTGTTCTTGAAGCTCTTTCTTTTGACGCTCCAAAAACAAAAGAAATGGTAGCAGTTCTTAAAAACCTAACAGTAGAACGCAAAGCATTAGTAGTAACTGCTGATCTTAACGAAAATGTTGCACTTTCAGCACGTAATATTCCTGGTGTAACAGTTGTTGCAGCTAATGGTTTAAGCGTATTAGACGTTATGAACCATGATAAGCTTGTAATCACTAAAGACGCAGTTGAAAAAGTAGAGGAGGTGCTTGCATAATGAAAGATCCTCGTGATATTATTAAGCGCCCCGTAATTACAGAACGTTCAACAGACTTAATGGCTGAGAAAAAATATACGTTTGATGTTGATGTAAAAGCTAATAAAACTGAGGTTAAAGATGCTATCGAAAAAATCTTTGACGTAAAAGTTGAAAAAGTAAACATCATGAACTACAAAGGTAAATTCAAGCGTGTAGGTCGCTACAGTGGTCTTACTAACCGTCGTCGTAAAGCGGTAGTAACACTAACTCAAGAGAGCAACGAAATCGAATTCTTCGAAGCTTAAGATTACTAGAGAAGGAGGGAAATTGAGATGGCGATTAAAAAGTATAAACCAACCTCAAATGGTCGTCGTGGTATGTCAGTTTCTGATTTCGCTGAAATTACTACTGACAAACCAGAAAAATCGTTACTTGCACCTGTCAAGAGAAAAGGTGGTCGTAACAACCAAGGTAAATTGACTGTTCGTCACCAAGGTGGTGGGCACAAGCGTCAATACCGTATCATCGATTTTAAACGCGATAAAGATGGAATACCTGGACGCGTTGCTACAATCGAATATGATCCAAACCGTTCAGCTAACATCGCATTAATTCATTATGCTGATGGTGAAAAACGTTACATCCTTGCTCCTAAAAACCTAAAAGTAGGTTTAGAAGTTATGTCAGGTCCTGAAGCTGACATTAAAGTAGGTAACGCGCTTCCTTTAGCTAACATCCCTGTTGGTACAGTAGTACACAACATCGAATTGAAACCTGGTAAAGGTGGACAATTAGTTCGTTCTGCAGGTACATCTGCTCAAGTACTTGGTAAAGAAGGTAAATACGTATTAGTACGTTTAACTTCTGGTGAAGTACGCATGATCCTTGCAACTTGTCGTGCAACTGTAGGTCAAGTTGGTAACGAACAACACGAGTTAATCAACATCGGTAAAGCCGGTCGTTCTCGTTGGTTAGGTATTCGTCCAACTGTACGTGGTTCTGTAATGAACCCTAACGATCACCCACACGGTGGTGGTGAAGGACGTTCTCCAATCGGACGTAAGTCTCCAATGAGTCCATGGGGTAAACCAACACTTGGTTACAAAACTCGTAAGAAGAAAAACAAATCCGATAAATTTATCGTTCGTCGTCGTAAAAAATAACGGGATTGAGCTACGGTTCAAACGAACCGTAGGACAATCACGAAGGGAGGTTCATTTATGGGTCGCAGCTTAAAGAAAGGACCTTTTGTAGATGACCATTTAATCAACAAAATTGAGAAGTTAAACGAAACTGACAGCAAGCAAGTAGTAAAAACTTGGTCTCGTCGTTCAACTATCTTCCCTCAGTTCATTGGTCATACAATTGCTGTATATGACGGTCGTAAACATGTACCAGTTTATGTTACTGAAGACATGGTAGGTCACAAACTTGGTGAATTCGCACCATCTCGTACTTACAAAGGTCACGCAAGTGATGATAAGAAAACAAGACGCTAATATGAGAGGAGGCTTTTAAATGCAAGCTAAAGCTGTCGCGAGAACAGTACGTATTGCTCCTCGTAAAGTTCGTTTAGTTGTAGATTTAATTCGAGGTAAGCAAGTGGGTGAAGCGCTAGCAGTGCTACTTCACACGCCAAAGGCTGCTTCTCCAGTCGTTGAGAAAGTATTAAAATCTGCTATTGCCAATGCAGAACACAATTATGAAATGGACGCTAACAATTTAGTTATTACTGACGCTTTTGTTAACGAAGGTCCAACTTTAAAACGTTTCCGTCCACGCGCTATGGGACGTGCAAGCCAAATTAACAAGCGCACAAGCCACATCACAATCGTGGTATCAGAAAAGAAGGAGGGATAATTCATGGGTCAAAAGGTAAATCCGGTCGGTCTTCGCGTCGGTGTCATCCGTGATTGGGAATCAAGATGGTTCGCTGGCAAAGACTACGCTGACTTATTACATGAAGACTTAAAAGTACGTGAATATATCGCTAAACGTTTAAACGATGCAGCTGTTTCTAAAGTTGAAATCGAACGCGCTGCTAACCGCTTAAACGTAACGATCCACACTGCAAAACCTGGTATGGTAATTGGTAAAGGTGGTACTGAAGTAGAATCACTTCGTAAAGCTCTTAACCAATTAACAGGCAAGCGTGTACACATTAACATCCTTGAAATTAAACGAGCAGATTTAGATGCTAAACTAGTAGCTGAAAACATCGCTCGCCAACTTGAGAACCGTGTATCATTCCGTCGTGCTCAAAAGCAAGCTATCCAACGTAGTATGCGTGCTGGCGCACAAGGTATCAAAACAATGGTATCTGGTCGTTTAGGCGGAGCTGATATTGCTCGTTCTGAATATTACAGTGAAGGTACAGTTCCACTTCATACACTTCGCGCTGATATTGACTATGCTCACGCTGAAGCAGATACTACTTATGGTAAACTTGGTGTGAAAGTATGGATCTATCGTGGAGAGGTTCTTCCTACTAAAAAGAAAACTGAGGAAGGAGGAAAATAATTATGTTATTACCAAAACGCGTTAAATATCGTCGCGAACATCGCGGAAAAATGCGTGGACGCGCTAAAGGTGGTACGGAAGTACATTTCGGTGAATTCGGTTTACAAGCTACTGAAGCTTCTTGGATTACAAACCGTCAAATCGAAGCTGCTCGTATCGCAATGACTCGTTACATGAAACGTGGCGGTAAAGTATGGATTAAAATTTTCCCTTCTAAACCTTATACTGCTAAGCCTCTAGAAGTCCGAATGGGTTCTGGTAAAGGTGCTCCTGAAGGTTGGGTAGCAGTTGTTAAACCTGGAAAAGTAATGTTTGAAATTTCAGGTGTATCTGAAGAGGTTGCACGTGAAGCTTTACGTTTAGCTGCACACAAGCTACCTGTAAAATGTAAGTTTGTAAAACGTGAAGAAATTGGTGGTGATTCTAATGAAAGCTAATGAAATTCGTGACCTTACCACTGCTGAAATTGAACAAAAAGTTAAGGCTTTAAAAGAAGAGTTGTTTAACCTTCGTTTCCAATTAGCGACTGGACAATTAGAGAATACTACTCGTATTCGCGAAGTGCGCAAATCGATCGCTCGTATGAAAACTGTAGTTCGTGAAAGAGAGATTGCTGCTAATAAATAATTAAGTCTGAGAGGAGGCTTTCAGAATGAGTGAACGCAACCAACGTAAAGTTTACACTGGCCGCGTAGTTTCTGACAAAATGGATAAGACTGTTACTGTTCTTGTTGAAACTTACAAAAAGCATTCGCTTTATGGCAAGCGTGTAAAATACTCAAAGAAATTCAAAGCTCACGATGAAAACAATACAGCTCAACTAGGCGATATCGTGAAGATCATGGAAACTCGTCCGTTATCAGCTACTAAACGTTTCCGTCTAGTAGAAGTTGTAGAAAAAGCTGTTATCATCTAATAGTTAAGATAGATCGGATAAGAATGATTCATCCGAAGGGAGGTTTCGTACATGATTCAACAAGAATCTCGTTTAAAAGTTGCAGACAACTCTGGTGCACGTGAGGTACTTACTATTAAAGTACTTGGTGGTTCAGGTCGTAAGACAGCAAACATTGGTGATGTTATCGTTTGTACGGTGAAACAAGCAACACCAGGAGGCGTTGTTAAAAAAGGTGACGTTGTTAAAGCTGTTGTTGTACGTACAAAAAGTGGTGTTCGCCGTACTGACGGTTCTTACATCCGTTTCGACGAAAATGCTTGCGTAATCATCCGTGACGACAAAGGACCACGTGGTACTCGTATCTTCGGACCAGTTGCTCGTGAATTACGTGATAACAACTTCATGAAGATCGTATCATTGGCTCCAGAAGTTATCTAATTGATATATAGAACAAATACAAAATGCCTTTTAAGGAGGTGCGAATAGGATGCATGTTAAAAAGGGCGACAAAGTAGTGGTTATCTCTGGTAAAGACAAAGGTAAGCAAGGTGAAGTACTTGCAGCTTTCCCAAAGAAAGACCGTGTACTTGTTGAAGGCGTGAACGTTGTGAAAAAACACTCTAAACCTTCTCAAGTAAATCCACAAGGTGGAATCGTTAGCCAAGAGGCACCTATCCACGTATCAAACGTAATGCCGTTGGATCCTAAATCTGGTGAGCCAACTCGTGTTGGGTACCAAGTTATCGATGGCAAAAAGGTACGTGTAGCAAAAAAATCTGGTGAAACTTTAGATAAATAATTAATGAAATGTGAAGGGAGGTTTAGTTCACATGAACCGTCTTAAAGAGAAATTTACAAAAGAGATTACTCCTGCTCTAGTTAGCAAGTTTAATTATGAATCTGTAATGCAAGTGCCAAAAATCGACAAGATCGTAATCAACATGGGTATCGGTGATGCTGTTTCTAACTCAAAAGCTTTAGATAACGCTGTTGAAGAACTAGCTGAAATCACTGGTCAAAAACCTGTTGTAACTCGTGCGAAAAAATCTATCGCTGGTTTCCGTCTTCGTGAAGGTATGCCAATCGGTGCGAAAGTTACTTTACGCGGCGAGCGTATGTACGAATTCTTCGATAAATTAGTATCAGTATCACTTCCACGTGTGCGCGATTTCCGTGGTGTATCTAAAAAAGCATTTGATGGTCGTGGAAACTACACGTTAGGTGTTAAAGAACAATTGATCTTCCCAGAGATCGATTATGATAAAGTAACTAAAGTTCGTGGTATGGATATCGTTATTGTTACAACAGCAAACACTGATGAAGAAGCTCGTGAGCTTTTAACTCAGTTCGGTATGCCATTCCAGAAGTAATAACTGCCAACGTTAAGCAGAGGAGGCGAAAATGTGGCTAAAAAATCAATGATTGCGAAGCAAAAACGCCAGCAAAAATTCCAAGTACAAGAGTATACACGTTGCGAACGTTGTGGACGTCCACACTCAGTACTACGTAAATTCAAGCTTTGCCGTATTTGTTTCCGTGAGCTTGCTTATAAAGGTCAAATTCCTGGTGTTAAAAAAGCTAGTTGGTAAAACCCAAGTTTGGGAAGGAGGTAAATTAATATGGTAATGACTGATCCTATTGCAGATTTACTAACTCGTATCCGCAATGCGAACATGGTTCGTCATGAGAAAATTGAAGTTCCTGCTTCTAACATTAAGAAGCAAATTGCAGAAATCCTTAAGCGTGAGGGTTTCGTACGTGATGTAGAATACATCGAAGACAACAAACAAGGTATTATCCGTATCTTCTTAAAATACGGTTCAAATAACGAACGTGTAATTACAGGCTTAAAACGTATCAGTAAACCTGGTCTACGTGTTTATGCAAAAACTAACGAAGTACCACGTGTACTTAACGGTTTAGGTATCGCAATCGTTTCTACTTCTCAAGGTGTTTTAACTGACAAAGAAGCTCGTCAAAAGCAAACTGGTGGAGAAGTATTAGCGTACGTTTGGTAATAAGTTTTAAATGTGAATGGAGGTGTAACTATGTCACGTGTTGGTAAAAAGCCTTTAGAACTTCCAGCAGGTGTTACAGTTACGAACGAGAGCAACACTGTAACTGTAAAAGGACCAAAGGGTGAATTAACTCGTACATTCCACCCTGAAATCGAAATTAAAGTTGAAGACAACGTATTAGTTGTTAATCGTCCTAGTGACAATAAAGAGCACCGCGCTCTTCATGGAACTACTCGTAGCCTTTTAGGTAACATGGTTGAAGGTGTTACTAAAGGATTCGAACGTGGTTTAGAATTAGTCGGTGTAGGTTACCGTGCACAAAAATCTGGTAGCAAATTAGTATTGAGCGTTGGATACTCTCACCCAGTTGAGATTACTCCTGAAACAGGAATTGAAATCGAAGTTCCTTCTCAAACTAAGATCGTTATTAAAGGTATTGATAAAGAACGCGTAGGTGCATTAGCTGCAAATATTCGTGACGTTCGTCCACCAGAGCCTTACAAAGGTAAAGGTATTCGTTACGAAGGCGAATATGTACGTCGTAAAGAAGGTAAAACTGCTAAGAAGTAATGCCGGTTAGGTAAAAGAAAGGAGTGCCCGAAATGATCACGAAGCTTGATAAAAACAAAGTTCGTAAAAAAAGACATGCTCGTGTTCGTGCGAAGTTATCTGGAACTGCAACTCGTCCGCGTTTAAACGTGTTCCGTTCTAATCAACATATTTACGCACAAGTTATCGACGATTTAAATTCAGTAACAATCGCAAGTGCTTCAACGTTAGATAAAGACCTGACTTTAGAAAGCACTGGTAACACTGAAGCTGCTATCAAAGTTGGCGAATTAGTCGCTAAACGCGCAGTAGAAAAAGGTGTAAACGAAGTAGTATTCGACCGTGGCGGTTATTTATATCATGGCCGTGTTAAAGCATTAGCTGACGCTGCTCGTGAAGCTGGATTACAATTCTAATTGTAAAAGGAGGGAAAATCATGCGTCGTATTGATCCAAATAAATTAGAGCTTGAAGAACGTGTTGTTACCGTTAACCGCGTAGCTAAAGTTGTGAAAGGTGGACGTCGTTTCCGCTTCGCTGCATTAGTTGTAGTTGGTGACAAAAACGGTCACGTTGGATTCGGTACTGGTAAAGCACAAGAGGTACCAGATGCAATCCGTAAAGCAATTGAAGATGCGAAGAAAAACTTAATTACTGTACCTATGGTTGGTACAACTATTCCACACGAAATCCTTGGACAATTTGGTGCAGGTCAAATTTTCTTAAAACCTGCTTCTGAAGGTACAGGAGTTATCGCTGGTGGCCCAGTTCGTGCGGTACTAGAATTGGGTGGAGTAAGTGATATTCTATCTAAATCTTTAGGTTCAAACACTCCAATCAACATGGTACGTGCAACTCTTAACGGTTTAGCTAACCTAAAACGTGCTGAAGATGTTGCAAAACTACGTGGCAAGACTGTAGAAGAACTGTTAGGATAAGGGAGGGATATGGAATGGCAAACAAACTAGCAATTACCCTTACTCGTAGCGTAATTGGTCGTCCAGAAGATCAACGTGTAACTGTTCGTACACTTGGCCTACGTAAGTTAAATCAAACTGTCGTTCAAGACGATAATCCTGCAATTCGCGGAATGATTAACAAAGTAGCTCACCTTGTTACAGTAAAAGAGCAATAAGTATAAATTGTCACTCTAAGGAGGTGCTCCGGAATGAAACTTCATGAATTGAAACCAGCTGAAGGTTCACGTAAAGTACGTAACCGTGTAGGTCGTGGTACTGGTTCAGGTAACGGAAAGACTTCAGGTAAAGGTCACAAAGGGCAAAACGCTCGCTCTGGCGGTGGCGTAAGACCTGGCTTCGAAGGTGGTCAAACTCCTTTATTCCGTCGTCTTCCAAAACGTGGGTTCACTAATATCAATCGCAAAGAATACGCGATCGTTAATTTAGAAGCTCTTAACCGTTTTGAAGATGGAACTGAAGTAACACCAGAATTATTAATCGAAACTGGTTTAGTAAGCAAAGCAAAAGCTGGCGTTAAAGTACTAGGAAACGGTACATTAAACTCTAAGCTAACTGTTAAAGCTGCTAAATTCTCTTCAACTGCTAAAGAAGCTATCGAAGCTGCTGGCGGTACAGTTGAGGTGATCTAATGTTTCAAACAATCTCCAATTTAATGCGCGTGCGTGAAATAAGACAAAAAATCTTTTTCACTTTGTTAATGTTAATTGTCTTCCGAATTGGTACATTTATTCCTGTACCAAGTGTTAATACGGATGTACTAAAATTGCAAGATGGGTTAAATGTATTCGGAGTTCTGAATACATTTGGCGGCGGCGCGTTAAAAAACTTTTCCATTCTTGCTATGGGCATTATGCCTTATATTACAGCATCCATCATCGTCCAATTATTGCAGATGGATGTTGTACCTAAGTTTACAGAATGGTCAAAGCAGGGAGATGTTGGGCGCCGTAAATTAGCTCAAGTAACTCGTTATGGAACAATTGTGCTTGGATTTATCCAGGCTTTAGGTATGTCTATAGGATTCAACAATATTTCGGGCGGACAATTGATCGCTAATCCAGGAATTTCTACGTATCTTCTAATTGCTACAGTGTTAACGGCAGGTACTGCCTTCTTAATGTGGTTAGGAGAACAGATTACTGCAAAAGGCGTAGGTAATGGTATTTCTATCATTATCTTTGCTGGGATTGCAGCTGGTATTCCGACAACATTAAATCAAATTTATGCACAGCAATTTGAAGACGTTGGGGATCAATTATTCATTCGTATCGTAACGGTAGTTTTAATTGCGATTGCAGTTTTAGCTATTATTGTTGGGGTTATTTACTTCCAACAAGCGCTACGAAAAATTCCTATTCAATATGCAAAGGGTTCAGCTGGTCGTAATCCTGTTGGAGGTCAATCCACTCATTTACCGTTAAAAGTAAATGCTGCTGGGGTTATTCCTGTTATCTTTGCAGTTTCATTTATTATCACACCACCAACAATTGCATCATTTTTCGGTCCAAATGATGTAACGACGTGGATTCAGAATACATTTGACTATACTAAGCCAATTGGTATGATAGTGTATGTAGCGTTAATCATTGCTTTTTGTTACTTCTATACATTTGTTCAAGTTAACCCTGAACAAGTAGCAGAGAACTTGAAAAAGCAAGGTGGCTACATCCCAGGCATCCGTCCTGGTAAAAGCACACAAGCTTATTTAACGAAAGTGTTATATCGTCTGACATTAATCGGTTCGATATTCCTTGCGTTAATTGCTGTGTTGCCGGTTCTGTTCATCAAAATTGCAAACCTACCCTCATCTGCTCAGATCGGCGGTACTAGTTTGTTAATTGTTGTCGGTGTAGCTCTTGAGACAATGAAACAACTTGAGAGTCAATTAGTGAAACGCCATTATAAGGGATTTATTAAGTAAAGCTGTTTAGTGGGAGGCAGGCTGCTTTCCCATTAAACGGATAAGATACTGAGGGGGAAGCAAGAAATGAATTTAGTGTTAATGGGCCTTCCTGGTGCTGGGAAAGGTACTCAAGCAGAAAAAATCGTTGAGCATTACGATATCCCTCATATCTCAACAGGAGATATGTTCCGAGCTGCAATTAAAGAAGGAACGCAACTAGGTTTAAAAGCTAAATCATTTATGGACCAAGGTAACCTTGTTCCTGATGAAGTAACAATTGGAATTGTGCGCGAGCGTTTAAACAAACAAGATTGTGAAAACGGCTTTTTACTTGATGGCTTCCCGAGAACAGTAGCCCAAGCAGAAGCTCTTGAAACAATTACAAAAGAACTAAACAAGCAAATTGATTATGTGATTAATATTGATGTAGATCAAAGCATTTTAATGGAGCGTCTTACTGGACGCCGCATTTGTAAAGATT
The genomic region above belongs to Priestia megaterium and contains:
- the tuf gene encoding elongation factor Tu — translated: MAKEKFDRSKTHANIGTIGHVDHGKTTLTAAITTVLAKKSGKGAAMAYDMIDAAPEERERGITISTAHVEYETDTRHYAHVDCPGHADYVKNMITGAAQMDGGILVVSAADGPMPQTREHILLSRQVGVPYLVVFLNKCDMVDDEELLELVEMEVRDLLSEYDFPGDDVPVIKGSALKALEGEADWEAKIIELMDAVDEYIPTPERDTEKPFMMPVEDVFSITGRGTVATGRVERGQVKVGDVIDIIGLTEEPKSTTVTGVEMFRKLLDYAEAGDNIGALLRGVAREEIQRGQVLAKPGSITPHTKFTAEVYVLSKDEGGRHTPFFTNYRPQFYFRTTDVTGICNLPEGVEMVMPGDNIEMTVELIAPIAIEEGTKFSIREGGRTVGAGVVAKISE
- the rpsJ gene encoding 30S ribosomal protein S10; this encodes MAKEKIRIRLKAYDHRILDQSAEKIVETAKRSGAAVSGPIPLPTEKSIYTILRAVHKYKDSREQFEMRTHKRLIDIVNPTPQTVDSLMRLDLPSGVDIEIKL
- the rplC gene encoding 50S ribosomal protein L3, giving the protein MAKGILGRKIGMTQVFAENGDLIPVTVIEASANVVLQVKNAETDGYEAIQLGFEDIREKLSNKPAKGHATKANTAPKRFIRELRGVDASAYEVGQEVKVDIFAEGDVIDVTGISKGKGFQGAIKRHGQSRGPMSHGSRYHRRPGSMGPVAPNRVFKGKLLPGRMGGERITVQNLSIVKVDAERNLLLVKGNVPGARKSLVTVKSAVKSK
- the rplD gene encoding 50S ribosomal protein L4; this translates as MPKVALFNQNGENVGEIELQDAVFGIEPNNKVLFDAIVMQRASQRQGTSKVKNRSEVRGGGRKPWRQKGTGRARQGSIRSPQWRGGGVVFGPVPRSYSYKLPKKVRRLAIKSALSTKAQDNSIVVLEALSFDAPKTKEMVAVLKNLTVERKALVVTADLNENVALSARNIPGVTVVAANGLSVLDVMNHDKLVITKDAVEKVEEVLA
- the rplW gene encoding 50S ribosomal protein L23; translation: MKDPRDIIKRPVITERSTDLMAEKKYTFDVDVKANKTEVKDAIEKIFDVKVEKVNIMNYKGKFKRVGRYSGLTNRRRKAVVTLTQESNEIEFFEA
- the rplB gene encoding 50S ribosomal protein L2; protein product: MAIKKYKPTSNGRRGMSVSDFAEITTDKPEKSLLAPVKRKGGRNNQGKLTVRHQGGGHKRQYRIIDFKRDKDGIPGRVATIEYDPNRSANIALIHYADGEKRYILAPKNLKVGLEVMSGPEADIKVGNALPLANIPVGTVVHNIELKPGKGGQLVRSAGTSAQVLGKEGKYVLVRLTSGEVRMILATCRATVGQVGNEQHELINIGKAGRSRWLGIRPTVRGSVMNPNDHPHGGGEGRSPIGRKSPMSPWGKPTLGYKTRKKKNKSDKFIVRRRKK
- the rpsS gene encoding 30S ribosomal protein S19 codes for the protein MGRSLKKGPFVDDHLINKIEKLNETDSKQVVKTWSRRSTIFPQFIGHTIAVYDGRKHVPVYVTEDMVGHKLGEFAPSRTYKGHASDDKKTRR
- the rplV gene encoding 50S ribosomal protein L22; the protein is MQAKAVARTVRIAPRKVRLVVDLIRGKQVGEALAVLLHTPKAASPVVEKVLKSAIANAEHNYEMDANNLVITDAFVNEGPTLKRFRPRAMGRASQINKRTSHITIVVSEKKEG
- the rpsC gene encoding 30S ribosomal protein S3, with product MGQKVNPVGLRVGVIRDWESRWFAGKDYADLLHEDLKVREYIAKRLNDAAVSKVEIERAANRLNVTIHTAKPGMVIGKGGTEVESLRKALNQLTGKRVHINILEIKRADLDAKLVAENIARQLENRVSFRRAQKQAIQRSMRAGAQGIKTMVSGRLGGADIARSEYYSEGTVPLHTLRADIDYAHAEADTTYGKLGVKVWIYRGEVLPTKKKTEEGGK
- the rplP gene encoding 50S ribosomal protein L16 translates to MLLPKRVKYRREHRGKMRGRAKGGTEVHFGEFGLQATEASWITNRQIEAARIAMTRYMKRGGKVWIKIFPSKPYTAKPLEVRMGSGKGAPEGWVAVVKPGKVMFEISGVSEEVAREALRLAAHKLPVKCKFVKREEIGGDSNES
- the rpmC gene encoding 50S ribosomal protein L29; the protein is MKANEIRDLTTAEIEQKVKALKEELFNLRFQLATGQLENTTRIREVRKSIARMKTVVREREIAANK